The following coding sequences are from one Neurospora crassa OR74A linkage group I, whole genome shotgun sequence window:
- the gh61-8 gene encoding glycosylhydrolase family 61-8 protein: MRFDLLALSAFAPLVAAHGAVTSYIIDGTTYPGYEGFSPASSPKTIQFQWPNYDPTMTVSDAKMRCNGGTSAQLSATVQAGSNVTAVWKQWTHEQGPVQVWLFKCPGAFGSSCKGDGKGWFKIDEMGMWGGKLNSANWGTALIVKNHQWSSEIPKNMAPGNYLIRHELLALHQANTPQFYAECAQIVVQGSGNAVPPSDYLYSIPTYAPQNDPGVTIDIYSSKATTYTPPGGRVWSGFQF; this comes from the exons ATGCGCTTCGATCTCCTTGCTCTCTCGGCCTTCGCGCCGCTCGTTGCCGCCCACGGTGCCGTAACGAGCTATATCATCGATGGCACTACTTACCCAGGCTACGAGGGTTTCTCTCCTGCCAGCTCCCCCAAGACCATCCAGTTCCAATGGCCCAACTACGATCCGACCATGACCGTCTCCGACGCCAAGATGCGCTGCAACGGCGGTACCTCCGCCCAGCTGAGCGCCACCGTGCAAGCCGGCTCGAACGTCACCGCCGTCTGGAAGCAATGGACGCACGAGCAAGGCCCCGTTCAGGTGTGGTTGTTCAAGTGCCCCGGCGCCTTTGGTTCGTCCTGCAAGGGCGACGGAAAGGGCTGGTTCAAGATCGATGAGATGGGCATGTGGGGAGGCAAGCTGAACAGCGCAAACTGGGGAACCGCGTTGATTGTGAAGAACCACCAATGGAGTAGCGAGATTCCGAAAAACATGGCACCCGGGAATTACCTGATCAGGCATGAGCTGCTGGCTTTGCATCAGGCCAATACGCCGCAGTTTTATGCCGAGTGTGCGCAGATTGTGGTCCAGGGCTCGGGCAATGCGGTTCCGCCTAGCGACTATCTGTATTCAATCCCGACCTATGCGCCTCAGAATGACCCCGGCGTGACG ATTGATATCTACTCGAGCAAGGCCACAACATACACTCCTCCTGGTGGTCGCGTTTGGTCTGGATTCCAGTTTTAA
- a CDS encoding nicotinate-nucleotide pyrophosphorylase — protein sequence MIDMALDHGSLEHILPVSWKSQITAWLAEDTPSFDVGGFVVGDAPRTATLWGKSQGILAGVPFFNEVFKQCGCTVEWHATEGCHVETHGGKRALATVTGPARGLLEGERVALNILARCSGVATQSRHLLVNLRSAGYKGIVAGTRKTTPGFRLVEKYGMLVGGADTHRMDLSTMTMLKDNHVWSRGSITEAVKAAKAAGGFSLKIEVEVQSEEEADEAIAAGADIIMLDNFTGEGVRVAARSLKERWAGKKQFLLEVSGGLTADNAESYICHGKCAGSIISSRIVADKHIRYRYPFDKLHSPGRAARRLFAQDQCREGHRP from the coding sequence ATGATTGACATGGCCCTCGACCACGGCTCCCTCGAGCACATCCTCCCTGTTTCGTGGAAGTCCCAAATAACAGCCTGGCTTGCTGAGGACACTCCTTCGTTCGACGTCGGCGGTTTCGTTGTCGGCGACGCGCCGCGCACTGCCACTCTCTGGGGGAAGTCGCAGGGAATCTTGGCCGGCGTGCCCTTTTTCAACGAGGTGTTCAAGCAGTGCGGCTGCACCGTCGAGTGGCACGCGACCGAGGGCTGCCACGTCGAGACCCACGGCGGAAAGAGGGCGCTGGCGACCGTGACCGGTCCCGCCCGCGGCCTGCTCGAGGGCGAGCGTGTGGCCCTCAACATCCTGGCCCGCTGCTCCGGCGTGGCTACGCAGAGCCGGCACCTGCTGGTGAACCTGCGGAGTGCCGGCTACAAGGGGATTGTGGCGGGTACTAGGAAGACCACGCCCGGATTCCGTCTTGTCGAGAAGTACGGCATGCTCGTCGGAGGAGCCGACACCCACCGCATGGATCTCAGCACCATGACCATGCTCAAGGACAACCACGTGTGGAGCCGCGGCAGCATTACTGAGGCTGTCAAGGCGGCCAAGGCGGCCGGCGGCTTCAGCCTCAAGATCGAGGTTGAGGTGCAGAGTGAGGAGGAAGCTGATGAGGCGATTGCTGCCGGTGCCGACATTATTATGCTGGACAACTTCACTGGTGAGGGCGTCAGGGTCGCTGCTCGCAGCCTGAAGGAAAGGTGGGCTGGCAAGAAGCAGTTCTTGCTTGAGGTTTCCGGTGGTTTGACTGCCGACAACGCCGAGTCCTACATTTGCCACGGTAAGTGTGCCGGATCAATCATCTCCAGTAGAATTGTCGCTGACAAGCACATTAGATATCGATATCCTTTCGACAAGCTCCATTCACCAGGGCGTGCCGCACGTCGACTTTTCGCTCAAGATCAATGTCGAGAAGGGCACCGGCCCTGA
- a CDS encoding nicotinate-nucleotide pyrophosphorylase, variant — protein sequence MIDMALDHGSLEHILPVSWKSQITAWLAEDTPSFDVGGFVVGDAPRTATLWGKSQGILAGVPFFNEVFKQCGCTVEWHATEGCHVETHGGKRALATVTGPARGLLEGERVALNILARCSGVATQSRHLLVNLRSAGYKGIVAGTRKTTPGFRLVEKYGMLVGGADTHRMDLSTMTMLKDNHVWSRGSITEAVKAAKAAGGFSLKIEVEVQSEEEADEAIAAGADIIMLDNFTGEGVRVAARSLKERWAGKKQFLLEVSGGLTADNAESYICHDIDILSTSSIHQGVPHVDFSLKINVEKGTGPEISS from the exons ATGATTGACATGGCCCTCGACCACGGCTCCCTCGAGCACATCCTCCCTGTTTCGTGGAAGTCCCAAATAACAGCCTGGCTTGCTGAGGACACTCCTTCGTTCGACGTCGGCGGTTTCGTTGTCGGCGACGCGCCGCGCACTGCCACTCTCTGGGGGAAGTCGCAGGGAATCTTGGCCGGCGTGCCCTTTTTCAACGAGGTGTTCAAGCAGTGCGGCTGCACCGTCGAGTGGCACGCGACCGAGGGCTGCCACGTCGAGACCCACGGCGGAAAGAGGGCGCTGGCGACCGTGACCGGTCCCGCCCGCGGCCTGCTCGAGGGCGAGCGTGTGGCCCTCAACATCCTGGCCCGCTGCTCCGGCGTGGCTACGCAGAGCCGGCACCTGCTGGTGAACCTGCGGAGTGCCGGCTACAAGGGGATTGTGGCGGGTACTAGGAAGACCACGCCCGGATTCCGTCTTGTCGAGAAGTACGGCATGCTCGTCGGAGGAGCCGACACCCACCGCATGGATCTCAGCACCATGACCATGCTCAAGGACAACCACGTGTGGAGCCGCGGCAGCATTACTGAGGCTGTCAAGGCGGCCAAGGCGGCCGGCGGCTTCAGCCTCAAGATCGAGGTTGAGGTGCAGAGTGAGGAGGAAGCTGATGAGGCGATTGCTGCCGGTGCCGACATTATTATGCTGGACAACTTCACTGGTGAGGGCGTCAGGGTCGCTGCTCGCAGCCTGAAGGAAAGGTGGGCTGGCAAGAAGCAGTTCTTGCTTGAGGTTTCCGGTGGTTTGACTGCCGACAACGCCGAGTCCTACATTTGCCACG ATATCGATATCCTTTCGACAAGCTCCATTCACCAGGGCGTGCCGCACGTCGACTTTTCGCTCAAGATCAATGTCGAGAAGGGCACCGGCCCTGAAATTTCGAGCTAA
- a CDS encoding polysaccharide deacetylase: MPRLLPRLSLFAALPSAVLRRRTRRARMATLILLLLILPSILLLPFYTIYKPPSSLIRYFSQRWTDVLWRLWLPPHRKIVALTIDDAPSDHTREILAALKAGGAHATFFVIGGQVRGREEILREIVRQGHELGNHGMHDEMARELADEELERQMKEVERLIREAYEAEGRVWPGGSAGHGAEEGRTTGGTDTTTTTQIRDTRTREGGTVEEQVIEGKYYRPGSGFFSERMLSLVRKLGYRLVLGSIYPHDAQIGYAWLNARHILSMLSPGGIIICHDRRSWTPPMLRKVLPEMQRRGYKAVTVSQLLEEATG, from the coding sequence ATGCCACGCCTCCTCCCacgcctctccctcttcgccGCCCTTCCCTCCGCtgtcctccgccgccgcaccCGCCGCGCCCGCATGGCcaccctcatcctccttctgctcaTCCTCCCCTCCATCCTCCTGCTCCCCTTCTATACCATCTACAAACCGCCCTCGTCTTTGATCCGGTACTTTTCGCAACGGTGGACCGACGTCCTCTGGCGCCTTTGGTTGCCGCCGCACCGCAAGATTGTGGCCCTGACCATTGACGATGCGCCGTCCGATCACACGAGAGAGATCCTGGCGGCTTTGAAAGCGGGCGGGGCGCATGCGACGTTTTTTGTCATTGGGGGTCAAGTGCGGGGAAGGGAGGAAATCCTGAGGGAGATAGTGAGGCAAGGGCATGAGTTGGGGAATCACGGGATGCATGATGAGATGGCGAGGGAGCTGGCGGAtgaggagctggagaggcAGATGAAGGAGGTGGAGCGCTTGATTCGAGAGGCTTATGAGGCTGAGGGGAGGGTGTGGCCTGGTGGCAGTGCTGGCCATGGTGCAGAGGAGGGGAGAACAACAGGTGGGACAGatacgacgacgacaacacaAATAAGAGATACAAGAacaagagaaggagggacCGTCGAAGAGCAAGTCATCGAGGGCAAATATTACCGGCCTGGATCAGGGTTCTTTAGCGAGAGGATGTTGAGTCTGGTGAGGAAATTGGGGTATCGCTTGGTTTTGGGGAGCATATATCCACATGATGCCCAGATTGGGTATGCCTGGCTGAATGCGAGGCATATCCTCAGTATGCTGAGCCCCGGGGGAATCATTATTTGTCATGATCGGAGGAGCTGGACACCGCCCATGTTGAGGAAGGTGTTGCCGGAGATGCAGAGGAGGGGCTACAAAGCTGTGACGGTGTCGCAGCTTTTGGAGGAGGCGACGGGGTGA
- a CDS encoding endopolyphosphatase, giving the protein MPSSTLFLCTALKSSESPTKSQRQHPMSLSRCILGLACLWHGVIASPLGAVPSNIPIATDLQTAAETVAQPIANSARKLHGKFLHITDLHPDQFYKPHSSTDEADACHRGKGPAGVYGAEVSDCDSPFALINATFDWIAANVKDDIDFVIWTGDTARHDSDEGVPRNADQVLGTNRWIADKMAELFSDSTGRHLEIPIVPTLGNNDILPHNILLPGPNSWLQHYTHIWRRFVPEAQRHSFQFGGWFYVEVIPNRLAIFSLNTLYFFDRNAGTDGCASPSEPGYKQMEWLRIQLHIMRERGMKAILMGHVPPARTDSKKLWDENCWQKYSLWLRQYRDVVVSGVFGHMNIDHFFIHDERDINVGQLAGLADNSIDIREAMDDELSVTGAADYLRELRQNWAKLQPPPTDSKNSGQLKKGKKGRKGKKKKPDVWGERYSLSLVSPSIVPNYYPALRIVEYNISGLEDTPVWRDAAKDAMSIELEQNDRQKHLDLKRQHPSHMEDDDEIDAQKKKGKKHKGGDSKPKKPDFLIPHPPAKSSPPGPAYSPQPLTLTGYTQYFANLTHINNITTEASSALLDHDEEEETWVDWLLRWRKGRHGNRKPIHPKPDPREFQFEVEYSTFNDKLYKLRDLTVKNYVELAYRISKQPKKGKAKSIDVSYESAAEEEEEEEEEEEEDLFEEVEETDEEEEQEDDDLSDGEEVDDDSDEDELETETFKKHDKKKHKKKKGKKRQNKVWMHFLTHAFVSTVEKEDLKKFT; this is encoded by the exons ATGCCATCTTCAACTTTGTTCCTCTGTACGGCTCTCAAGTCTTCAGAGTCTCCAACAAAGTCCCAGAGGCAGCACCCAATGTCACTCAGCCGGTGCATTCTAGGGCTGGCTTGCCTGTGGCATGGCGTCATTGCTAGCCCACTGGGTGCCGTCCCATCCAACATCCCGATTGCAACCGACCTTCAGACAGCAGCAGAAACAGTCGCACAACCCATCGCGAACTCTGCAAGAAAGTTACACGGCAAATTTTTGCACATTACTG ATCTACATCCCGACCAGTTCTACAAGCCACACTCTTCCACAGACGAAGCTGATGCCTGCCACCGCGGCAAAGGGCCTGCGGGCGTGTACGGCGCCGAGGTCTCGGATTGTGACTCGCCCTTCGCCCTCATCAACGCAACCTTCGACTGGATAGCCGCCAACGTCAAGGACGATATCGACTTTGTCATCTGGACCGGCGACACTGCCCGCCACGACAGCGACGAGGGAGTCCCGCGTAATGCCGACCAAGTTTTGGGTACCAACCGTTGGATCGCCGACAAGATGGCCGAACTCTTCTCTGACTCGACGGGCCGTCACCTCGAAATCCCCATAGTACCGACGCTGGGAAACAATGACATCCTGCCACACAACATTCTGCTCCCAGGGCCGAACTCATGGCTGCAGCACTACACGCACATCTGGCGCCGCTTCGTCCCAGAAGCACAGCGTCATAGCTTTCAGTTCGGAGGGTGGTTCTACGTCGAGGTTATCCCGAACAGGCTCGCCATCTTCAGCCTGAACACGCTGTACTTCTTCGACCGCAATGCTGGGACTGATGGTTGCGCCAGCCCCAGTGAGCCTGGGTACAAGCAGATGGAGTGGTTGCGCATCCAGCTTCACATCATGCGGGAGCGTGGCATGAAGGCCATTCTTATGGGTCATGTCCCTCCTGCGCGGACGGACAGCAAAAAGCTGTGGGACGAGAATTGCTGGCAGAAGTACAGCCTCTGGCTCCGCCAGTATCGGGATGTGGTTGTTAGCGGCGTGTTTGGCCACATGAACATCGACCATTTCTTCATTCACGATGAGCGGGACATTAACGTGGGCCAACTGGCCGGACTGGCCGATAATAGCATTGACATTCGGGAGGCCATGGACGACGAGCTCTCGGTAACGGGAGCAGCCGACTACCTCCGAGAACTACGTCAGAACTGGGCAAAACTTCAACCGCCACCCACCGACTCCAAGAACTCCGGCCAACTGAAGAAAGgcaagaagggaaggaagggcaaaaagaaaaagcccGACGTGTGGGGTGAACGCTACTCGCTATCGCTCGTCAGCCCCAGCATCGTTCCGAACTACTATCCTGCCCTGCGTATAGTCGAATACAATATTTCCGGGTTGGAGGACACGCCCGTTTGGAGGGACGCAGCCAAGGACGCAATGTCGATTGAACTGGAGCAAAACGACAGGCAGAAGCACCTCGACCTCAAGCGACAACACCCTTCTCACATggaagatgacgatgagaTCGACGcccagaagaaaaaggggaagaagcaCAAGGGTGGTGACTCCAAGCCGAAAAAACCCGACTTCCTCATTCCCCACCCCCCTGCGAAAAGCTCACCGCCAGGACCAGCCTACTCCCCACAGCCCCTTACGCTGACAGGCTACACTCAGTATTTTGCCAACCTTAcgcacatcaacaacattaCTACCGAGGCCTCGTCTGCGTTGTTGGATcacgatgaagaggaggagacatGGGTGGATTGGCTTCTCCGCTGGCGCAAAGGAAGGCACGGCAACAGGAAGCCTATCCACCCAAAGCCGGACCCGCGCGAGTTTCAATTTGAGGTGGAATACAGTACTTTTAATGATAAGCTGTACAAGCTGAGGGATCTCACAGTCAAAAACTATGTTGAGCTTGCGTACCGGATAAGTAAGCAGCCCAAAAAAGGCAAGGCTAAGAGTATTGATGTCTCGTACGAGTCCGcggccgaagaagaggaggaggaggaggaggaggaggaggaggatctctttgaggaagtggaagagacagacgaggaagaagaacaagaagatgatgatctGAGTGATGGAGAAGAAGTAGACGATGACTCGGACGAAGACGAGTTGGAGACGGAAACCTTCAAGAAGCACGACAAAAAGAagcacaagaagaagaaggggaagaaaaggcagAACAAGGTCTGGATGCACTTCCTCACCCATGCCTTTGTCAGCACGGTAGAAAAGGAGGATTTGAAAAAGTTTACATAA
- a CDS encoding translation machinery-associated protein 22 encodes MTALTGRPVVYCGVCSLPPEYCEYGGTVKKCQQWLEKNQPTMYSRIWSPEVLEAEMASLSVEAQERAMKDAKKKAAKAEAAEQKQADKRANSVVTIKRIERNKRKYVTSVSGLEAFGLELKKVAKDFGKKFATGSSVTKVPSGGEEIVVQGDVSGEIEEFILEKYKEVPEDNIELVEDKKKKKGEGN; translated from the exons ATGACCGCACTCACAGGACGTCCTGTTGTCTATTGCGGTG TATGCTCCCTGCCGCCCGAG TACTGCGAATACGGTGGAACCGTCAAAAAGTGCCAGCAATGGCTTGAGAagaaccaaccaaccatgTACTCAAGGATATGGTCGCCTGAGGTGCTCGAGGCGGAGATGGCATCGCTGTCAGTCGAGGCGCAGGAGCGCGCCATGAAGGacgcgaagaagaaggcagcCAAGGCCGAGGCGGCGGAGCAGAAGCAGGCCGACAAGCGCGCCAACAGCGTAGTGACCATCAAGCGCATTGAGCGCAACAAGAGGAAATACGTCACTTCGGTGTCGGGCTTGGAGGCGTTTGGGTTGGAGTTAAAGAAG GTTGCCAAGGACTTTGGCAAGAAGTTCGCTACCGGCTCTTCGGTAACCAAGGTACCCagcggcggcgaggagatTGTCGTCCAGGGCGATGTCAGCGGCGAGATTGAGGAGTTCATCCTCGAAAAGTACAAGGAGGTTCCCGAAGACAACATAGAACTCGTGgaagacaagaagaagaagaagggcgaagGAAACTAG
- the rpn-10 gene encoding 26S proteasome regulatory subunit S5A, with protein MPLEAVMIVVDNSESSRNGDYIPTRYDAQADAVNIIFQNVVQGNPESSVGLMSMAGRGPEVLVTLTTDQGKILEGLHRTKKNIRGSAQLSRAIQVAWLALKHRQNKSQRGRIVIFVCSPIEEEESDLVKLAKKMKKNNTSVDFVLFGDIDDENQKKLEAFNREVKSGEGSNMVVIPPSSKLLSDQLISTPILLGEAAAGGSGGAGGDAGGAANEDFPFGIDPSVDPELALALRMSMEEEKARQEKRAKEEAEAAKKASLEDVKEEAGESEPLLGKDGEPSGSGSKKDGDKPGKSDDGDKMDTS; from the exons ATGCCTCTTGAAGCGGTAATGATTGTGGTGGACAACAGCGAGAGCAGTCGCAATGGAGATTACATACCAACCCGCTACGACGCGCAAGCGGACGCTGTTAACATCATCTTCCAAAACGTCGTACAAGGCAACCCTGAGTCGTCGGTCGGTCTCATGAGCATGGCCGGCAGGGGTCCTGAGGTCCTGGTGACGCTTACAACGGACCAAGGCAAGATTCTCGAGGGTCTGCACcggacgaagaagaacatTCGTGGCTCGGCACAGTTGTCAAGGGCTATCCAGGTGGCGTGG CTTGCTCTCAAGCACCGACAGAACAAGTCCCAACGGGGTCGTATCGTCATTTTTGTTTGCTCGCCcatcgaggaagaagagagcgaCCTCGTTAAGCTtgccaagaagatgaagaagaacaacACCAGCGTCGATTTTGTGCTTTTCGGCGACATCGACGACGAGAACCAGAAGAAGCTCGAGGCTTTCAACCGCGAGGTCAAGAGTGGCGAAGGATCCAACATGGTTGTCATCCCACCGAGCAGCAAGCTTCTTAGCGACCAGCTCATCTCGACACCTATCCTCCTCGgcgaggctgctgctggcggtaGCGGAGGCGCTGGTGGCGATGCTGGCGGAGCGGCCAACGAGGACTTCCCCTTCGGTATCGATCCATCCGTCGACCCCGAGCTGGCCCTTGCGCTGAGAATGAGtatggaggaagagaaggcaCGCCAGGAGAAGCgcgccaaggaggaggccgaggcggcGAAAAAGGCGAGCTTGGAGGACGTCAAGGAAGAGGCTGGCGAGTCGGAACCATTGCTAGGCAAGGACGGCGAACcgagcggcagcggcagcaaaAAGGATGGTGACAAGCCCGGCAAATCAGATGATGGCGACAAGATGGATACCTCCTAG
- a CDS encoding transporter particle complex subunit yields MTVFSLVIINKAGGLIYNRTFHEGGLNKISTNDYLVLAGTFHGVHAITARLNPVKSAPERPLSNSIPGVPGGILTRPEPPSGLEVLESENFRLQCFNTLTGVKFLLFTDTTQTNVDVIIRRIYDLYSDYVMKNPFYQLEMPIRCDMFDRKLLSYIREVNNR; encoded by the exons AT GACCGTATTctccctcgtcatcatcaacaaggcCGGTGGCCTAATCTATAACAGGACGTTTCACGAAGGTGGCCTGAACAAGATCAGCACCAACGACTACCTCGTCCTGGCTGGAACCTTTCACGG CGTTCACGCAATCACAGCCCGTCTAAACCCCGTCAAGTCCGCTCCGGAGCGGCCTCTATCTAACAGCATCCCCGGCGTGCCAGGCGGGATCCTGACGCGGCCGGAACCGCCTTCGGGTCTGGAAGTGCTCGAGTCGGAGAACTTCCGACTGCAGTGCTTCAACACGCTGACGGGGGTCAAATTTCTGTTGTTTACCGACACGACGCAGACAAACGTGGACGTGATCATCAGGCGCATCTACGACCTCTACTCGGATTACGTCATGAAGAACCCTTTTTACCAACTCGAAATGCCGATCCGGTGCGACATGTTTGACCGGAAGCTGTTGTCGTATATCAGGGAGGTTAACAACAGGTAG
- a CDS encoding UPD-GlcNAc transporter gives MAASRRRQAPKPQHTSVNSNKNRDDRGSIVSEPSPRVINAAPSLEKAEMYGIDDNRPFFSRAMALAGRMFIETIPQWIAIGVMLSLIFGGCCSNVFALESIIKVEPGAGTLLTFVQFLFVALVGLPSQIDWSRPPFFLKKNQVPIKRWLINIALFFAINVLNNHAFSYDISVPVHIILRSGGSITTMIAGALWGKRYSRIQIVAVLLLTVGVITAAWSDAQSKGSSKKETHEKNSDFGIGLAILFVAQSLSAVMGLYTEETYKKYGPHWKENLFYSHLLSLPLFLFFWPSLKTQFKKLANSAPLTLPLPDFEEYPNLSPNIQKFLENIHIPSQLFYLALNVLTQYACIRGVNLLAAASTALTVTIVLNIRKLVSLLLSIWLFGNKLAFGTLVGAVIVFGAGGLYSLDGKKKAPVRRVSSAPLKKA, from the exons ATGGCCGCCTCACGTCGGCGTCAGGCGCCTAAACCGCAGCACACTTCGGTaaacagcaacaagaacCGCGACGACCGAGGTTCCATTGTGTCGGAACCTTCGCCCCGTGTCATCAATGCAGCTCCGTCTCTCGAAAAGGCCGAGATGTACGGAATTGACGACAACCGTCCGTTCTTCAGCCGCGCCATGGCCCTGGCTGGGCGCATGTTTATCGAGACAATTCCGCAATGGATAGCTATAGGAGTTATGCTCTCGCTCATCTTTGGCGGGTGCTGTTCCAATGTCTTTGCGCTTGAGTCCATTATCAAAGTTGAGCCTGGTGCCG GTACACTTTTGACCTTTGTCCAATTTCTCTTCGTTGCCCTCGTCGGCCTGCCTTCCCAGATCGACTGGAGCCGtccgcccttcttcctcaagaAAAACCAAGTTCCGATTAAACGGTGGCTGATCAATATCGCGCTATTCTTTGCCATCAATGTCCTCAATAATCATGCTTTTAGCTACGACATTTCGGTGCCCGTACATATTATCCTGCGCTCGGGAGGAAGCATAACCACAATGATTGCTGGAGCTTTGTGGGGCAAGAGATATTCAAGAATCCAGATCGTAGCCGTACTCCTCCTCACCGTGGGTGTGATTACGGCGGCCTGGTCTGACGCACAGAGCAAG GGATCGAGCAAGAAAGAGACTCATGAGAAGAACTCGGATTTTGGCATTGGACTTGCTATTCTCTTCGTTGCCCAGAGCTTATCGGCTGTCATGGGCCTTTACACGGAAGAAACTTACAAGAAATATGGCCCGCACTGGAAGGAGAACCTCTTCTATTCGCATCTCCTGTCCTTGCCCCTGTTTCTGTTTTTCTGGCCGTCGTTGAAGACGCAATTTAAGAAACTGGCCAACAGCGCGCCCTTGACTCTACCGCTGCCGGACTTTGAAGAGTACCCCAATCTGTCGCCCAACATCCAGAAGTTCCTGGAGAATATTCACATTCCCAGTCAACTGTTCTATCTGGCGCTAAACGTCCTGACCCAGTATGCTTGCATCCGCGGAGTCAATCTTTTGGCAGCAGCCTCGACTGCATTGACAGTCACGATCGTCCTCAATATCCGGAAGCTTGTCAGTCTGCTACTGAGCATATGGCTGTTCGGGAACAAGCTGGCGTTTGGAACCTTGGTGGGAGCCGTGATAGTGTTCGGCGCTGGCGGGCTGTACTCGCTGgacgggaagaagaaggctccGGTCCGGAGGGTCTCGTCCGCGCCGCTCAAAAAGGCATGA